The DNA region gggcctgagcccatatctgttcttgggtccaggtgcaattgtgcacttacaatatatatatatatatatgtatttactATTTGGTTTAATGGAAAGTGGTCAAAATAACTAgcaatttttttgtaatatatattcaGAAACTTTCAAAAAGATATTGTAATAATGTTCAGCAACGTTATCTATGGGGCATTAATTTCATAGCATTATGACCTTTTCTTTGTTCCCAATATACAGATTGAGATTTTGGCAAAGATAATATTTGATGTTcggtttatattatatatatatatatatatatatatatatatatatatatatatatatatatatatatatatatatatatatatatttagagagtttcaacctatgacgtccgctcttaataatagctctttattatcaaaccaagacaccaatcaatttttggtgtaggcggggattgaaccccagatctcttatacaaccattagagactttaccagctgagctaactggaaccccccccccccacacacacacacacacatatatatatatatatatattgatttcaaCAACTTTATGACCATTTAATTGATATCAAACCCTTTTGATTCTTTAGCTAAGAACAAGTTACATGTCTGGCTCTATATAtatggaaagaaataaaaatttcaaaaccacattatttttgaattacaaagctACAgactttcaaaaacaatttttattattgtccTAAACACTTACCATCCATTGCTTCTTACTattcacaaaaatattttattttttactaaattttatgggaaaataaaGTACTATAGGAAGCTTATATCCTACGAGCAGTGTAGACTCGCAAGGATAATCAGCAAAGGTGACTAAACTGTTGTATCTTGGGGACAACGTGCAGTAATATTTTGTCTAAGTATATCGGATATACCGTAGACAACACGATTTTTCTCAAGAGAGTGACTTGGTCTACGCCTCATCTTCATCACCTCTTTTGGTAAaatcaaattgtgtaatttCCAAGGAAAATTTAGGTATTGTCTCTCCTTTATTTCCAACAATTTGAGACAAATTGATATGGAGAACACAAAATCATCCTTGGAAAATGGTAATGTTATGTCTAATTCCATAGGAGCGGGTGATCTTAATAAGCCATTTCGCTTCTGTGGTGTTAACTTTAAGAGGTGGAGACAAGAGACTTTATTTTATCTTACTCTCTTGAATGTGACTTATGTGTTAACTGagaaaaacccaaagaaaaagaaattcgAACAATTGACTGAAGAAGAACTTTCTGAACATGAAAAAGATGTTAAGAAATAAACAAGGATCATCTTTACTATAGAAATTATTTACTTGATTGTCTATCTGATGATTTGTATGATTATTATGATCAAGCTTACAAATCAGCCAAAAAGATATGAAAGGCATTGAATCAAAAATATGATACAGAGGAAGCTAGATCCAAGAAATATGCATGCAGCcgattttttaggtttcagatGGTTGAAGGCAAGTCCATGGTGGAACAATCCTATGAACTCCAAATGATTTCACAAGACGTTCGATTTGAAGGCATTCAAGTAGATGAACAAATTCAAGTTTCAGCCATCATTGACAAGTTGCCTGAGTCTTGGAAAGAGTTTGCCAAAGTCTTGAGACACAAGCAAAAGGAACTCTCCATTGAATCCTTTATCACCTGTTTGAGAGTGGAGGAAGAGGCAAGGAACCAAGACAAAGCTATGGAACTCCATGGAGCAAATGGTCCTAAGGTAAATTTTATCTCTTCAAATGAAAACATGCCAAAAGCCaatgtaaaaaataatgacTATGTAAGGCCTAAGAAAAGGAGCTTCAAACATAGGCCAAATGGAAATCAGCCTCAACATAAGACCCACTCTAATCAAAGAAAGAACCAAGCACACCATCCTAAGCATGCTCCAAATAATGGCAGGCATACTAATAATAGCAATTatgcatgttttgtatgtgtaaaGCCTGGACATTCTGCTAGAATTGTCGTTTTCAAAAATATGGGCCTATGGCTCAAGCCAATGTCATTGAAGAGCCTCTTGTGACTATGGTTACCAAGATTAATATTCTCGAAGGCTTAGGAGGGTGGTGGATTGATTCTGGGGCAACCAAACATGTTTGCTATGATAAAACTTCGTTCAAGACCTACACCATTTtggatgagaaaaagaaaattatgcttGGTGATTCTCATACCATTGAAGTTGTGGGTATTGGAGAGGTGCTTCTTAAATTTACTTCTGGAAGAGAAGTCACTCTCAAAGATGTCTTTCATGTTCCCGACATTAGAAAGAATCTAGTTTctagttttttgttgaataaggCTAGTCTCAAACAAATCTGTGAGGCTAATCAATATGTACTCTCTAAAAAGGGCATGTTTGTTGGCAAAGGCTATGCTTGTGATGACATGTTTAAACTTAATGTTGAGATGAGAGAAAATTCTAGTCTTGCTTATATTGTTTCTTGTGTGAATGTTTGACATGGTAGATTATGACATATTAATaacaaatatatgaaaaatatgagtGGTTTAGATTTAATTcctaaacttgaaaatgaacttgaaaaatttgaaatttgtagCATGactaaaattactaaaaagcCTCATAAATTAGTTGAAAGAAATACTGAATTACTAGAACTTATCCATTGTGATATTTGTGAATTTGAAGGACATTTGACACGTGGAGGTAATCGGTATTTTATAACCTTTATagatgatttttcaaaatatttatatgtctatcttatggaaaataaaagtgatgcttttgaaaaattatcaattttcttaaaagaaGTTGAGAATACTTTTGATAAAAAGGTTAAAAGGTTTAGAACTGATAGAGGAAAAGAATATGATACTCTTGGTcttaataattatattcaatCTCTTGGTGTTGTTCATGAGACTATTGCCCCTTATTCTCCATCTTCTAATGGAGTAGCTAAACGTAAAAATAGGACTCTCATAAATTTAACTAATGTTATGCCTGTTAGTTTTGGGGCACCTAAAtatttttggggtgaagctgtTTTAACTGCAAATTTTGTAGTGAATAGAGTACCTCATAAAAAGACTTTTTAAACTCCTTTTGAATTATGGAAAAGATATAagcaaaatctaaaatttttcaaagtttGGAGTTGCTTAGCATATGTGAGGCTACCTAGTCCTAAAAGGTCTAAACTTGGGGTAAAGGCTTCTACATGTGTATTTTTGGGCTATTCTTTATATAGCACAacttatagattttttgatattgataataatacaataattgaatctagagatgcaatttttcatgaaaataaatttccatttaaatataaatatagtgGGGGTTTTGAACAATAAGAGAAATTTGAATGTTCAACATCTAAGTCAAGAGATGTTAATGAATATGAGATTGAACCTAGGAGGAGTAAAAGACCTAGAGTTGAAAAGGTTTTTGGTCCTGAATATTATGTGTATAATTTACAAGGCGATCCTACTTCTTTAGAAGAAGCTTTATCTTCTCTTGATTCAGGTTTTTGGAAAAAAGTCATCAATGATGAGATGGATTCTATTATCTCTAATAATACTTGGAAACTTGTAAATTTATCTCCAGGTTGTAAAACAATTGGATGTAAATGGGTACTTAGAACAATTGGATGTAAAACAATTCTATTATCTCTT from Castanea sativa cultivar Marrone di Chiusa Pesio chromosome 6, ASM4071231v1 includes:
- the LOC142640016 gene encoding uncharacterized protein LOC142640016, which translates into the protein MVEGKSMVEQSYELQMISQDVRFEGIQVDEQIQVSAIIDKLPESWKEFAKVLRHKQKELSIESFITCLRVEEEARNQDKAMELHGANGPKNCRFQKYGPMAQANVIEEPLVTMVTKINILEGLGGWWIDSGATKHVCYDKTSFKTYTILDEKKKIMLGDSHTIEVVGIGEVLLKFTSGREVTLKDVFHVPDIRKNLVSSFLLNKASLKQICEANQYVLSKKGMFVGKGYACDDMFKLNVEMRENSSLAYIVSCVNSRDVNEYEIEPRRSKRPRVEKVFGPEYYVYNLQGDPTSLEEALSSLDSGFWKKVINDEMDSIISNNTWKLVNLSPAIYNLMIHQMDVKTAFLNGDLEEAIYMDQPEGFTMSGNEHKVVEQYVGNLKKQQIIAKSTMKAKLIALSSASEETGWLRDLLSEIPMWEKPISPVLIHCDSTATIGKVRNKYYNGKSRSIRRKHSTVRSYINNDTINVDYISTNDNIANPLTKALAREKIWRASKGIGLKPKEE